From Vicingus serpentipes, the proteins below share one genomic window:
- a CDS encoding TrmH family RNA methyltransferase codes for MLSINQKKYLNSLKQKKYRNQYSSFIVEGEKMVNELVASDFEIESIYGIEDLISYPSIIEISEKELASLSLLKTPNKYLAVAKQKKVHNIVPNGLTIVLDNIQDPGNLGTIIRIADWFGISSIVCSPTCVDLYNPKVVQATMGSLFRVDVVYSDLKLFLTENKDSNIYGALLGGDNVYQTTIQKDDAILIMGNESKGISAELIPFINHKIAIPQFGGAESLNVAIATAILCSEYRRGI; via the coding sequence ATGCTAAGTATTAATCAAAAAAAGTACTTAAACTCTTTAAAGCAAAAAAAGTATCGTAATCAATATTCTTCTTTCATTGTAGAAGGAGAAAAAATGGTAAATGAACTTGTAGCTTCTGATTTTGAAATTGAATCTATTTATGGAATTGAGGACTTAATTTCTTATCCGAGCATAATAGAGATTAGCGAAAAAGAATTGGCTTCATTATCATTACTTAAAACACCCAATAAATACCTCGCAGTTGCTAAGCAAAAAAAAGTTCATAACATAGTTCCTAATGGATTAACTATTGTTCTTGATAATATTCAAGATCCAGGTAATTTAGGAACAATTATACGAATTGCAGATTGGTTTGGTATTTCTTCTATTGTTTGTTCTCCAACTTGTGTCGATTTATATAACCCAAAAGTAGTTCAGGCAACTATGGGTTCTTTATTTAGAGTTGATGTTGTTTATTCAGATTTAAAGCTTTTTTTAACTGAGAATAAAGATAGTAATATATATGGTGCTTTATTGGGGGGGGATAATGTATATCAAACAACTATTCAGAAAGATGACGCTATTTTAATAATGGGAAATGAGTCGAAAGGAATTTCAGCTGAATTAATACCTTTTATTAATCATAAAATTGCTATCCCTCAGTTTGGTGGAGCGGAATCCTTAAATGTAGCCATAGCAACAGCTATTCTATGTTCAGAGTATCGGAGAGGTATTTAG
- a CDS encoding OmpA family protein, whose amino-acid sequence MKNNIRLFAVIVLLISSVFVYAQDDEKLTNKTAKELLDKAEVNFEEKNYIDALDKFKQLHDFKPSDLYYKLMMGICYTYSPEEKTKAIEIIEQVKITNPEYNLVNFYLAKAYAVNYDFDKAVNLFNMYLAGNISSEEEEKGLALQMIQNCKNAKEILADTITQNIVENVKYPINSQYSEYVPVISADESVMIFTYRGIKSKGADKVDQSMGSVDYNEDVFISYKKNGDWTEPVSIGDNINTDGHDAAIALSVDGQTLFIYKSEDNNLGDIYVSQLKGSNWSKPERIKGDVNKNDSWEGSASLSANGKVLYFASDREGGRGGRDLYKAELQSDGSWGNVQNLGYTINTAYNDDAPFIHPDNQTLYFSSEGHTSIGGYDIFYSKLDEYGSFGEALNIGYPINTIDDNRYFVLAADGKTGYYSGGGENSIGEQDIFKIITGKVGKPVLALLLGNVYFNDVATGSFLNLYRADNGEMEGNFKSNSESGKYVMALTPGRYEIEVELETGEIVRDSINLEEITEYIEMYKDFRIYSDSNLLANNNVSLQKALDDALKGENNKTIDTLFTDNVGKPKDVKPLDAGRSFKLENIFYDFDKSTLRAESKKELNHLVAILKENTAIKVEISSHTDASRNVEMAKKIFARRGLVYSKEAHDKMSRSYNEKLSQRRAQSVVDYLIANGIPKSRLVAKGYGESKPVATNDTDEGKQQNRRTEFKVLGN is encoded by the coding sequence ATGAAAAACAATATTAGATTATTTGCTGTAATAGTTTTACTGATATCCTCAGTTTTTGTCTACGCTCAAGATGATGAAAAATTAACTAATAAAACTGCAAAAGAATTATTAGATAAAGCTGAAGTAAATTTTGAAGAGAAAAATTATATTGATGCCTTAGATAAGTTTAAGCAACTTCATGATTTTAAACCTAGTGACTTGTATTACAAGTTAATGATGGGTATTTGTTATACCTATAGTCCAGAAGAAAAGACCAAGGCTATCGAGATAATTGAACAAGTTAAAATTACAAATCCTGAATATAATTTAGTAAATTTTTATTTGGCTAAAGCCTATGCTGTAAACTATGATTTTGATAAAGCAGTAAATCTTTTTAACATGTATTTAGCAGGTAATATTTCTTCTGAAGAAGAGGAGAAAGGACTTGCTTTACAAATGATACAAAATTGTAAAAATGCTAAAGAAATTTTGGCAGATACAATTACTCAAAATATAGTTGAAAACGTTAAGTATCCTATTAATTCTCAATACTCAGAATACGTTCCTGTTATATCTGCAGATGAATCGGTTATGATTTTTACCTACAGAGGAATTAAATCAAAAGGAGCGGATAAAGTTGATCAATCTATGGGTTCAGTAGATTACAATGAAGATGTATTCATTTCCTATAAAAAGAATGGGGATTGGACTGAGCCTGTAAGTATTGGAGATAATATTAATACAGATGGACATGATGCTGCGATTGCACTTTCTGTTGATGGGCAAACCTTGTTTATTTATAAAAGTGAAGACAATAATTTAGGAGATATTTATGTAAGTCAATTAAAAGGAAGTAATTGGTCAAAACCAGAAAGAATTAAAGGTGATGTAAATAAAAATGATAGTTGGGAAGGAAGTGCAAGTTTATCAGCTAATGGGAAGGTACTTTATTTTGCTAGTGATAGAGAAGGTGGTCGAGGAGGAAGAGATTTATATAAGGCTGAATTGCAAAGTGATGGAAGTTGGGGTAATGTACAAAATTTAGGGTATACAATAAACACAGCTTATAATGATGATGCTCCCTTTATTCATCCAGATAATCAAACTTTATATTTCAGTTCAGAAGGACATACAAGCATAGGAGGTTATGATATTTTTTACAGCAAATTAGATGAGTATGGTAGTTTTGGTGAAGCATTAAATATTGGTTATCCAATAAATACTATCGATGATAACAGATATTTTGTTCTAGCTGCAGATGGTAAAACAGGTTATTATTCTGGAGGTGGAGAAAATAGTATCGGAGAACAAGATATTTTTAAAATTATAACAGGTAAAGTAGGTAAACCAGTCTTAGCCCTTTTACTTGGTAATGTTTATTTTAATGATGTTGCAACAGGTTCGTTCCTGAATTTATACAGGGCAGATAATGGAGAAATGGAGGGTAACTTTAAATCTAATTCTGAGTCAGGTAAGTATGTAATGGCTTTAACTCCTGGTAGATATGAAATTGAAGTAGAACTGGAAACAGGTGAGATAGTAAGGGATTCTATTAATTTGGAAGAGATTACAGAATACATAGAGATGTATAAAGATTTTAGAATTTATAGTGACTCAAATTTGTTAGCTAATAATAATGTTAGCTTGCAAAAAGCCTTAGATGACGCTTTAAAAGGAGAAAATAACAAAACTATAGATACACTATTTACTGATAATGTAGGAAAACCAAAAGATGTAAAACCTTTAGATGCTGGAAGGTCATTTAAATTAGAGAACATCTTTTATGATTTTGATAAATCTACTTTGCGTGCTGAATCGAAAAAAGAGTTAAATCATTTAGTTGCTATTCTTAAAGAAAATACGGCAATTAAAGTTGAAATTTCTAGTCATACAGATGCTTCAAGAAATGTAGAAATGGCAAAGAAAATTTTTGCTAGAAGAGGATTAGTATACTCTAAAGAAGCTCACGATAAAATGAGTCGAAGCTATAATGAAAAACTTTCGCAACGTAGAGCTCAATCGGTTGTTGATTATTTAATTGCTAATGGTATTCCAAAATCAAGATTAGTAGCTAAAGGTTATGGAGAATCTAAGCCTGTAGCAACTAATGATACTGATGAAGGTAAGCAACAAAATAGAAGGACTGAATTTAAAGTGTTGGGTAATTAA
- the tamL gene encoding translocation and assembly module lipoprotein TamL, producing the protein MKPNYLSILTSFFISIFCVFTFFSCNPTKTLKPDEIFLQKVKIKTDNKKIDKDELYRINKQKTNKKILGIFRFHLGAYNLFYKRVDNFKENIGEPPSLYDSTLTENSANQIGLYLKNRGYFHNKITYSTKLRKNKVKLFFDVSTGVPYTINELTYNFQDPSLGGYILYKKNNSLVKPGINFDVDILDKERERIKKILKERGYYYFSNNFIKYKVDSTTGNNQVNLELQILNNKTKDPSSENSYNETNHKKYAINNINVFISKNIRNQGLNNFDTISYNDIVLHYTNKLKFKPKMIRHSIDFKPRDTYSLSDQNSTYKHLSELRLFKNISLQYDEIDSNRLNSNIFLTPLASKSFAIEGIGTNTGGDLGVEGNVIYQNKNLFRGGERLTLKLKGGIEIQRLVSVSTNENEIFGSPFNTLEFGPEATLEFPRFLLPFNLEKFSKRANPKTTISSTLNFQQRPEYSRSLAQFSFGYFWNETIFKKHFVTPLNVSYIKLNLTPEFQTKIDAENNPFLKNSYTDHFISAIQYSFILNNQEINKLKDFSYFRFNFETAGNLLSSINRISNTPANESTGAYDFLGIRYAEYFKTEFDFRHYLNKKYSSFVQRIALGVGKPYGNLDVLPFEKSFFAGGSNGIRAWQARTLGPGSLPDSLTSTVNQIGELKIEANIEYRFDITKIFEGAFFIDAGNIWILKKDSQRPNAEINLSRFYQDLAIGFGTGLRLDFNFFIIRFDLATPLKDPSSDNPKKYEVLIKNTTLNLGIGYPF; encoded by the coding sequence TTGAAACCTAATTATTTAAGCATATTAACCTCTTTTTTCATTAGCATTTTTTGCGTTTTTACCTTTTTCAGTTGTAACCCAACAAAAACTTTAAAACCTGATGAAATATTCTTACAAAAAGTTAAAATTAAAACTGACAACAAAAAGATTGATAAAGATGAATTGTATCGAATTAACAAACAAAAAACTAACAAAAAAATCCTTGGAATTTTTAGATTCCATTTAGGAGCTTACAATCTTTTTTACAAAAGAGTTGATAACTTCAAAGAGAATATAGGTGAACCTCCTTCACTTTACGATTCAACATTAACTGAAAATAGCGCTAATCAAATTGGACTTTACCTAAAAAATAGAGGTTACTTTCACAATAAAATTACATATTCTACTAAGCTTAGAAAAAACAAAGTGAAACTATTTTTTGATGTTTCGACAGGAGTGCCATACACCATAAACGAATTAACTTATAATTTTCAAGACCCTTCACTAGGAGGCTATATCCTTTATAAAAAAAATAATAGCTTAGTAAAGCCAGGAATTAACTTTGACGTAGATATCCTTGACAAAGAAAGAGAACGTATAAAAAAAATATTGAAAGAAAGAGGTTACTATTATTTTTCTAACAACTTCATAAAATATAAGGTTGACAGTACAACAGGAAACAATCAAGTTAATCTTGAATTGCAAATATTAAATAATAAAACAAAAGATCCTAGCTCTGAAAATAGCTACAATGAAACTAATCATAAAAAATACGCTATCAATAATATTAATGTTTTTATCAGTAAAAATATTAGAAATCAAGGCCTTAATAATTTTGATACAATTTCATATAATGATATAGTACTTCACTATACTAATAAACTAAAGTTTAAACCTAAAATGATTCGTCATTCAATAGATTTTAAACCAAGAGACACCTATTCTTTATCAGACCAAAATTCAACTTATAAACACCTATCTGAACTAAGATTATTTAAAAATATATCTCTACAATATGACGAAATAGATTCTAATCGATTAAACAGTAACATCTTTTTAACACCTTTAGCCAGTAAATCTTTTGCAATTGAAGGAATTGGAACAAATACTGGTGGTGATTTAGGGGTTGAAGGAAATGTTATATATCAGAATAAAAATCTTTTTAGAGGTGGGGAAAGACTTACCCTAAAACTAAAAGGAGGAATTGAAATTCAAAGGCTTGTAAGTGTTTCTACAAATGAAAACGAAATTTTTGGTTCTCCTTTTAACACCTTAGAATTTGGTCCTGAAGCTACATTAGAATTCCCAAGATTTCTTCTCCCCTTTAACTTAGAGAAGTTCTCAAAAAGAGCAAACCCAAAAACAACTATTTCAAGCACACTAAACTTTCAGCAACGACCTGAATATTCAAGAAGTTTAGCTCAATTTTCATTTGGTTATTTTTGGAATGAAACCATATTCAAAAAACATTTTGTAACTCCATTAAACGTAAGTTATATTAAACTTAACCTTACTCCAGAATTTCAAACAAAAATTGATGCTGAGAATAATCCATTCCTAAAAAACAGTTATACCGACCATTTCATTAGTGCTATTCAGTATAGTTTTATTTTGAATAATCAAGAAATCAACAAACTAAAAGATTTCTCTTACTTCAGATTTAATTTCGAAACTGCAGGAAATCTTTTAAGTTCAATTAATCGAATATCTAATACTCCTGCAAATGAATCAACAGGTGCATATGATTTTCTGGGGATTAGATATGCAGAATACTTTAAAACTGAATTCGATTTTCGTCATTATTTAAATAAAAAATACAGTTCATTTGTTCAAAGAATTGCTTTAGGAGTTGGAAAACCTTATGGCAATTTAGATGTTTTACCTTTCGAAAAAAGTTTCTTTGCTGGAGGTTCTAATGGGATAAGAGCATGGCAAGCAAGAACATTAGGGCCTGGTTCACTTCCCGACTCGCTTACTTCAACAGTTAATCAAATAGGAGAATTAAAAATAGAAGCAAACATTGAATATAGATTCGATATAACAAAAATATTTGAAGGTGCCTTTTTTATTGATGCTGGTAATATATGGATATTAAAAAAAGATAGTCAACGACCAAATGCTGAAATAAATTTAAGTAGGTTTTATCAAGATTTAGCAATTGGCTTTGGAACAGGATTAAGACTAGATTTTAATTTTTTTATTATACGATTTGACCTTGCAACACCTTTAAAAGACCCTTCTTCTGATAATCCTAAAAAATATGAAGTATTGATAAAAAATACTACTCTAAATTTAGGAATTGGATATCCTTTCTAG
- the fbaA gene encoding class II fructose-bisphosphate aldolase — MVETMNYGVITGDAVQEIFKLAKLKKFALPAVNVTSSSTVNAVMETAKEVNGPVIIQFSNGGAHFNAGKGLNNENQQAAIAGAIAGAKHIHELAKVYKVPVILHTDHCAKKLLPWIDGLLDAGEKFYKENGIPLYSSHMIDLSEEPIEENIEICKSYLERMSKIGMTLEIELGITGGEEDGVDNSNVDNSLLYTQPEEVAYAYEELSKISNRFTIAAAFGNVHGVYKPGNVVLTPKILKNSQEFIQAKYNTGENPVDFVFHGGSGSTLEEIREAIGYGVIKMNIDTDMQFAFTEGVRDYVTKNIDYLKTQIGNPEGVDKPNKKYYDPRAWMRDGELTFKARLKKAFEDLNNVNTL, encoded by the coding sequence ATGGTTGAGACTATGAATTATGGTGTAATTACAGGAGACGCTGTTCAAGAAATTTTCAAACTAGCAAAACTTAAAAAGTTTGCTCTTCCAGCAGTAAATGTTACTAGTTCTAGTACAGTTAATGCTGTTATGGAAACAGCAAAAGAAGTTAATGGACCTGTTATTATTCAGTTTTCTAATGGTGGAGCTCATTTTAACGCTGGAAAAGGACTTAACAATGAAAACCAACAAGCTGCAATAGCTGGTGCAATAGCTGGTGCAAAACACATTCATGAATTAGCTAAAGTATATAAGGTGCCTGTTATTTTGCATACCGATCACTGTGCTAAAAAATTATTACCTTGGATTGATGGACTTTTAGATGCTGGAGAAAAGTTTTATAAAGAAAATGGAATTCCTTTATATAGTTCTCACATGATTGACCTATCTGAAGAGCCTATTGAAGAAAATATAGAAATATGTAAATCTTACTTAGAAAGAATGAGTAAGATTGGAATGACCTTAGAAATAGAATTAGGAATTACAGGAGGAGAAGAAGATGGTGTGGATAATTCCAATGTAGATAATAGCTTACTTTACACTCAACCTGAAGAAGTTGCTTATGCTTATGAAGAACTATCCAAAATTAGTAATCGTTTTACTATAGCTGCTGCATTTGGAAATGTTCATGGTGTTTACAAACCTGGAAATGTAGTTTTAACTCCTAAAATTTTAAAAAACTCACAAGAATTTATTCAAGCAAAGTACAATACTGGAGAAAACCCTGTTGATTTTGTATTTCATGGAGGATCAGGTTCTACACTAGAAGAAATTAGAGAAGCTATTGGATACGGAGTTATTAAAATGAATATTGATACTGACATGCAGTTTGCATTTACTGAAGGTGTTAGAGATTATGTAACCAAAAATATTGATTATTTAAAAACTCAAATTGGGAACCCTGAAGGTGTTGATAAACCAAATAAAAAATATTACGACCCAAGAGCTTGGATGAGAGATGGTGAATTAACCTTCAAAGCAAGATTAAAAAAAGCATTTGAAGATTTAAATAACGTTAACACTTTATAG
- the accD gene encoding acetyl-CoA carboxylase, carboxyltransferase subunit beta, whose product MGWFKRIKQGIVTPTTEKKETPEGLWYKCPKCNHVVSTEDHSANLNVCPECNYHDRMNSKEYFELLFDDNKYKELDAELTSGDPLTFEDTKKYTDRIVATQKKTGLKDALRSGVGKIDGQDLVIACMDFAFIGGSMGSVVGEKIARAIDHSIKHKIPFLMISKSGGARMMEAAFSLMQMAKTSAKLGLLAKEKVPYISLLTDPTTGGVTASYAMLGDLNIAEPGALIGFAGPRVVKETIGRDLPEGFQTSEFVLEHGFLDYIVSRSELKQKISQSIKMFNN is encoded by the coding sequence ATGGGATGGTTTAAAAGAATAAAACAAGGGATTGTTACTCCTACTACAGAAAAAAAAGAAACGCCAGAAGGATTGTGGTATAAATGTCCTAAGTGCAATCATGTTGTAAGTACTGAAGATCATTCTGCAAATCTTAATGTATGTCCTGAGTGTAATTATCACGACAGGATGAACTCTAAAGAGTACTTTGAATTATTATTTGACGATAATAAATATAAAGAATTAGATGCTGAGCTAACTTCTGGAGACCCATTAACTTTTGAAGACACGAAGAAATACACTGACAGAATAGTTGCAACACAAAAAAAGACTGGTCTTAAAGATGCATTAAGAAGTGGTGTTGGTAAAATAGATGGACAAGATTTAGTTATTGCTTGTATGGATTTTGCTTTTATAGGAGGCTCTATGGGATCTGTAGTTGGTGAAAAAATTGCTAGAGCAATTGACCACTCAATTAAACACAAAATTCCATTTTTAATGATTTCTAAATCTGGTGGAGCAAGAATGATGGAAGCTGCATTTTCTTTGATGCAGATGGCTAAAACATCTGCAAAACTTGGTTTATTAGCAAAAGAAAAGGTTCCTTACATTTCCTTATTAACTGACCCTACAACTGGAGGTGTTACCGCTTCTTACGCAATGCTTGGCGATTTAAACATTGCTGAACCAGGAGCTTTAATTGGTTTTGCAGGACCCAGAGTTGTAAAAGAAACAATAGGTAGAGATTTACCAGAAGGTTTTCAAACTTCTGAGTTTGTATTAGAACACGGCTTCTTAGATTATATAGTAAGTAGAAGTGAATTAAAACAAAAAATATCTCAATCTATAAAAATGTTCAACAACTAA
- the rpsO gene encoding 30S ribosomal protein S15 — translation MYLSAEKKQEIFKQYGGDAKNTGSTEGKIALFSYRINHLTGHLKNNRKDFGTQKALLDLVGKRRKLLDYYKKKDIVKYRELIKDLGIRK, via the coding sequence ATGTATTTATCAGCAGAAAAAAAACAAGAGATTTTCAAACAGTATGGCGGAGACGCTAAAAATACTGGTTCTACAGAAGGTAAAATAGCATTATTTTCTTACAGAATTAACCACTTAACAGGACATTTAAAAAATAATCGTAAAGATTTCGGAACTCAAAAAGCATTACTTGACTTAGTAGGGAAAAGAAGAAAATTACTTGATTATTACAAAAAGAAAGATATCGTTAAGTATCGTGAATTGATTAAAGATTTAGGTATCAGAAAATAA
- a CDS encoding polyribonucleotide nucleotidyltransferase, producing MSKIGITKSYELGDGRTISIETGRLAKQAHGSVVVRMGNTMLLATVVSDKDAGEDMDFLPLTVDYKEKFAAAGKIPGGFLKREARPNDNEILICRLIDRALRPLFPDDYHANTQVAVQLISFDEEVLPDALACLAASACIAVSDIPFNGPTSEVRVGKIDGNWIINPTPSQIKESSLDLIVAATMDNIMMVEGEMLEISEAEMLEGIKVAHTEIKKQCQLQLDLAAEVEKSKVKRVYNHERSNEDLKAKLKAACYDKCYAIAAESIADKAIRGQKFGAVKDEFVATLSEEDQNDKFLIGQYFKSVQKAAVRDVMLKERVRLDGRKMNEIRPIWSEVDYLPGAHGSSIFTRGETQSLTTVTLGNKMDEKLVDEVTTGGTEKFMLHYNFPSFSTGEARPNRGTSRREIGHGNLALRALKPMIPFDATNPYTVRVVSEILESNGSSSMATVCAGTLALMDAGVKIKKPVSGIAMGLITEPGNQNFAVLSDILGDEDHLGDMDFKVTGTVDGITACQMDIKVDGLSYDIMEQALAQARDGRLHILNEMAKTISKPNEDYKPHTPRIHQMSIPKEMIGAVIGPGGKIIQDIQATTGATITIEEVDNKGVVSIMTNDGDAMNAALARIKAITAVPEVGEVYKGKVKSITNFGAFVEIIPGKDGLLHISEINWERVEKVEDVLKEGEMIDVKLIEVDAKTGKLKLSRKVLLEKPQKENA from the coding sequence ATGTCAAAAATTGGAATTACAAAATCCTATGAATTAGGTGATGGAAGGACCATCTCAATTGAAACTGGAAGATTAGCTAAACAAGCTCACGGTTCAGTAGTAGTAAGAATGGGTAACACTATGTTATTAGCAACAGTTGTATCTGATAAAGATGCCGGTGAAGACATGGACTTTTTACCCTTAACAGTCGATTATAAAGAAAAATTTGCTGCTGCAGGAAAAATCCCTGGAGGATTCTTAAAAAGAGAAGCAAGACCAAATGATAATGAAATATTAATCTGTAGATTAATAGATAGAGCATTAAGACCTTTATTTCCTGATGATTACCATGCAAACACTCAAGTTGCAGTACAATTAATTTCGTTTGATGAAGAAGTTTTACCTGATGCATTAGCATGTTTAGCTGCTTCAGCTTGTATTGCAGTATCTGACATTCCTTTTAACGGACCTACATCAGAAGTAAGAGTTGGTAAAATTGATGGAAACTGGATTATTAACCCTACTCCATCTCAAATAAAAGAATCTTCATTAGATTTAATAGTTGCTGCAACTATGGATAATATAATGATGGTTGAAGGTGAAATGTTAGAAATTTCTGAAGCAGAAATGCTAGAAGGAATTAAAGTTGCACACACTGAAATAAAGAAACAATGTCAATTACAATTGGATTTAGCTGCTGAAGTTGAAAAATCTAAGGTGAAAAGAGTTTACAATCACGAAAGAAGTAACGAAGATTTAAAAGCTAAATTGAAAGCAGCATGTTACGACAAATGTTATGCTATTGCTGCAGAATCGATTGCTGACAAAGCAATAAGAGGTCAAAAATTTGGAGCTGTAAAAGACGAATTTGTTGCTACACTTTCTGAAGAAGACCAAAATGACAAATTCTTAATTGGACAATACTTTAAATCAGTTCAAAAAGCAGCTGTAAGAGACGTAATGCTAAAAGAAAGAGTTAGATTAGATGGTAGAAAAATGAACGAAATCAGACCTATCTGGAGTGAGGTTGATTACTTACCGGGAGCTCATGGTTCTTCTATATTCACAAGAGGTGAAACACAATCACTAACTACAGTTACCTTAGGTAACAAAATGGATGAGAAATTAGTTGACGAAGTAACTACTGGTGGAACTGAAAAATTCATGTTACATTACAACTTCCCTTCTTTCTCTACAGGAGAAGCTAGACCTAACAGAGGAACGAGTAGAAGAGAAATTGGACATGGTAATTTAGCTTTAAGAGCATTAAAACCAATGATTCCTTTTGATGCAACAAACCCTTATACAGTAAGAGTTGTTTCTGAAATATTAGAATCTAATGGATCATCATCTATGGCAACAGTTTGTGCAGGTACGTTAGCATTAATGGATGCTGGGGTTAAAATTAAAAAACCAGTTTCTGGTATTGCCATGGGTTTAATTACTGAACCAGGGAACCAGAATTTTGCAGTATTATCAGATATTTTAGGTGATGAAGATCATTTAGGAGATATGGACTTTAAAGTTACTGGTACGGTAGATGGAATTACAGCTTGTCAAATGGATATTAAAGTTGACGGTTTATCTTATGATATTATGGAGCAAGCTTTAGCTCAAGCTAGAGATGGTAGATTACATATCTTAAATGAGATGGCTAAAACTATATCCAAACCTAACGAAGATTATAAACCTCACACACCAAGAATACACCAAATGTCAATTCCTAAAGAAATGATTGGTGCGGTAATTGGACCTGGAGGAAAAATTATCCAAGACATACAAGCTACTACTGGAGCTACAATTACTATTGAAGAAGTTGATAACAAAGGCGTTGTTTCTATTATGACAAATGATGGTGATGCAATGAATGCTGCTTTAGCTAGAATTAAAGCTATTACTGCAGTGCCTGAAGTTGGTGAAGTTTACAAAGGAAAAGTAAAATCAATCACAAACTTTGGTGCTTTTGTTGAGATTATTCCAGGAAAAGATGGATTACTTCACATCTCAGAAATTAACTGGGAAAGAGTAGAAAAAGTAGAAGATGTTCTTAAAGAAGGAGAAATGATAGATGTTAAGTTAATTGAAGTTGATGCAAAAACTGGTAAACTTAAATTATCTAGAAAAGTTCTTTTAGAGAAGCCTCAAAAAGAGAATGCATAA
- a CDS encoding sigma-70 family RNA polymerase sigma factor, translating to MRQLKITKQVTNRETISLDKYLHDISKVGLVTAEEETELAQKIRSGDKLALEKLTKANLRFVVSVAKQYQNQGLTLSDLINEGNIGLIKAAQRFDETRGFKFISYAVWWIRQSIMQAIAEQARIVRLPLNKIGNITKVNRTFSELEQLYEREPSADEVAELLQISAKEVNESLKISGKHMSMDAPLSKDEESNSMIDVMEDNEITLNPDNELMNESLRNEIERSLSTLSFREAEVLRLYYGINCKAPMTLEEIGETFELTRERVRQIKEKALRRLKHTSRCKLLKPYLG from the coding sequence ATGAGACAACTAAAGATTACGAAACAAGTAACAAATAGAGAAACAATTTCTCTTGACAAATATTTACATGACATATCTAAAGTAGGATTAGTAACAGCAGAGGAAGAAACTGAACTTGCACAGAAAATAAGATCTGGTGATAAATTAGCCCTAGAAAAATTAACTAAAGCAAACTTAAGGTTTGTTGTTTCTGTAGCTAAGCAATATCAAAACCAAGGATTGACACTTTCTGACTTAATTAATGAAGGAAATATTGGTTTAATTAAAGCAGCTCAACGTTTTGATGAAACGAGAGGATTTAAATTTATTTCTTATGCAGTTTGGTGGATTAGACAGTCGATTATGCAAGCAATAGCTGAGCAAGCTAGAATTGTAAGGTTACCATTAAATAAAATAGGAAACATTACAAAAGTTAACCGTACATTTTCTGAATTAGAGCAATTATATGAAAGAGAACCTTCAGCAGATGAAGTTGCTGAATTATTACAAATCTCAGCTAAAGAAGTTAATGAGTCGTTGAAAATTTCTGGCAAGCACATGTCTATGGATGCTCCTTTATCAAAAGATGAAGAAAGCAATAGCATGATAGATGTTATGGAAGATAATGAGATTACATTAAATCCAGATAATGAATTAATGAATGAATCATTGCGAAATGAAATAGAACGATCCCTTTCTACACTTTCATTTAGAGAAGCTGAAGTTTTAAGATTGTATTATGGAATAAATTGTAAAGCTCCCATGACGCTTGAAGAAATTGGCGAAACTTTTGAATTAACCAGAGAACGAGTTCGACAGATAAAAGAAAAAGCATTAAGAAGACTAAAACATACTTCTAGATGTAAATTACTTAAACCTTATTTAGGTTAA